In Chryseobacterium lactis, a single genomic region encodes these proteins:
- a CDS encoding 3-coathanger stack domain-containing protein: protein MKTKNIFLFVLALIGGGLLQAQHENDNWRFGSNNWRFDTNVAPNGFIQTTGLNPYIRYASSVISDKNTGNLLFYSNGYNVYNKNNGIMDGGDHLFGAISYEYTSIGNPSDQSSVIVPLPGSNSKYYVFYINGDRNLKDQTTVPTPNPATNYGLRYAIVDMSLNGGLGKVISKNNILFSNSLTNALTSTFGSDGNSYWIVTANNGNILSYKLDASGLNTTPVVSIGKEYGTFIKISPDSKKLLTRKYNAMWLSDFNNTTGSVTNSVNIVANNNFIGSYNDASGTPNSAEFSPDSNIVYFIGAQACLCLYPAGIIGWSGLSMYNITTGSLVGAANTSSQYIFPLNGTTASMQRATNGKIYLIYNTKQQDDGFGFYKVSFGSDSTFPPTSYSWGVINTPNVWSPTVNPLSTITPPAGTSNGFSFPQLIPSSSDAVNPCPDVLTITTPVTSSQIYQAGKSIFASSAINDNLTVDYKAGLNVDLLPGFSVNAVTNGVFKAYISPCTISAFLKERTVGAMEPNFAKTNLNTTFSDVKIYPNPASTIVKIDSGRNKVAGWMLYDLSGKVVLDGKDTTIPVEKLPKSSYLLVIKLDNGTSTSKKIIVQ, encoded by the coding sequence ATGAAAACCAAAAATATTTTTTTATTCGTTCTAGCACTTATAGGTGGTGGTCTTCTTCAGGCTCAACACGAAAATGACAACTGGAGATTTGGGAGTAATAACTGGCGTTTTGATACGAATGTTGCGCCAAACGGATTCATTCAAACCACAGGACTAAATCCATATATAAGATATGCCAGCTCAGTAATCAGTGATAAAAATACAGGAAATTTACTTTTTTATTCTAATGGATATAATGTTTATAACAAAAACAATGGTATTATGGATGGCGGAGACCATTTGTTTGGGGCCATTTCTTATGAATACACTTCTATTGGAAATCCATCAGACCAATCTTCTGTGATTGTACCTTTGCCAGGCTCAAATTCAAAATATTATGTGTTTTATATTAATGGAGACAGAAATCTAAAGGACCAGACTACAGTTCCTACTCCGAACCCTGCAACCAATTATGGGCTTAGGTATGCTATTGTAGATATGTCTTTAAACGGCGGCTTAGGTAAAGTGATCTCAAAAAATAACATATTGTTTAGCAATTCCCTGACAAATGCTTTGACTTCTACATTTGGGAGTGATGGGAATTCTTATTGGATCGTAACTGCTAATAACGGTAATATATTATCCTATAAATTAGATGCCAGTGGATTGAATACCACTCCTGTAGTAAGTATTGGAAAGGAATATGGTACTTTTATTAAAATATCTCCTGATTCTAAAAAGCTTTTAACGAGAAAGTATAATGCGATGTGGCTGTCCGATTTTAATAATACAACAGGAAGTGTGACTAATTCAGTTAATATTGTAGCCAATAATAATTTTATAGGATCCTATAATGACGCAAGTGGTACTCCAAACAGTGCAGAATTTTCTCCGGATAGTAATATTGTATATTTTATCGGTGCTCAAGCTTGTTTATGTCTTTACCCTGCTGGCATTATTGGATGGTCTGGGCTATCTATGTATAACATTACTACTGGAAGCCTAGTGGGAGCTGCCAATACAAGTTCTCAATATATTTTCCCGCTTAACGGAACTACTGCGAGTATGCAAAGAGCAACAAACGGGAAAATTTATCTGATATATAATACTAAACAACAGGATGATGGATTTGGGTTTTATAAAGTATCTTTTGGGTCCGATTCCACCTTTCCACCAACTTCATATTCCTGGGGAGTTATTAATACTCCAAATGTCTGGAGTCCTACTGTAAACCCATTAAGCACAATCACTCCGCCGGCAGGAACAAGTAACGGATTTTCTTTTCCTCAATTGATCCCTTCATCAAGTGATGCTGTTAACCCTTGTCCAGATGTTTTAACTATTACGACACCGGTAACATCATCTCAAATCTACCAGGCAGGAAAATCTATTTTTGCCTCCTCGGCTATTAACGATAATCTGACTGTAGACTATAAAGCTGGTTTAAATGTTGATTTATTACCTGGATTCAGCGTTAATGCAGTTACGAATGGAGTATTTAAGGCTTATATCAGCCCATGTACTATTTCAGCTTTCCTTAAAGAAAGAACAGTAGGTGCTATGGAACCCAATTTTGCCAAAACAAATCTTAATACGACGTTCTCTGATGTGAAGATTTATCCAAATCCTGCTTCTACAATAGTTAAAATAGATTCAGGTAGAAATAAGGTTGCAGGTTGGATGCTTTATGATCTTTCAGGAAAAGTTGTTCTGGATGGAAAAGATACAACAATACCTGTAGAAAAATTACCAAAATCTTCTTATCTGTTGGTTATTAAGCTGGATAACGGAACAAGTACTTCTAAGAAAATTATTGTTCAATAA
- a CDS encoding autotransporter outer membrane beta-barrel domain-containing protein — translation MKKTIILMAAIFGLQANAQSWNITGNAGTNPASNFIGTTDNQPLVFKINGAEKMKLSPNGRLVFFDVHSQTWAYNLYIGGGNEVPSNNAGGVNYANVAVGLGSMSSNTTGSSNTALGYNTMTKSTTGSLNTALGINSMQNSVGASNNVAVGHNTLGGMIAGEYNTAVGFSAMRTWGSTASVPLVGNTAIGNSALMDINNGSYNTIMGHNSFLRTVNANYNVVIGANIAPLVNNANSNIYIGNNIAAVGTSPSNELNIGNWIVGNNGTIGIGQFTNQLPADGVATDGQKYKLFVKDGIRTEKVKVDIAASNGWADYVFAKDYKLMPLNDLAQFIDKNGHLPEVPTTDEAIKNGIELKEMNILLLKKIEELTLYTLEQQKRIEALEKKVK, via the coding sequence ATGAAAAAAACTATCATCTTAATGGCCGCTATTTTTGGCCTTCAGGCAAATGCTCAATCATGGAATATTACTGGAAATGCAGGAACAAATCCAGCTTCCAATTTTATCGGAACTACTGATAATCAGCCCTTAGTTTTTAAAATTAACGGCGCTGAGAAAATGAAATTGTCACCTAATGGAAGACTTGTGTTTTTTGATGTTCACTCACAAACCTGGGCTTACAATTTATATATTGGAGGTGGGAATGAAGTTCCATCCAATAATGCAGGAGGGGTTAATTATGCTAACGTAGCGGTAGGATTAGGTTCGATGAGCTCTAATACAACGGGATCATCAAATACGGCGCTAGGTTATAATACAATGACGAAAAGTACGACCGGATCTTTGAATACTGCCTTGGGTATTAATTCTATGCAAAATTCAGTGGGTGCAAGCAATAACGTAGCCGTTGGTCATAACACCTTAGGCGGTATGATTGCAGGTGAATATAATACGGCGGTTGGATTTTCAGCAATGCGTACCTGGGGAAGTACTGCTTCAGTTCCTTTGGTAGGAAATACTGCAATAGGAAACAGTGCATTAATGGATATCAATAACGGGTCTTATAATACTATAATGGGACATAACTCATTTCTGAGAACCGTAAATGCCAATTATAATGTTGTAATAGGAGCCAATATTGCGCCACTAGTGAATAATGCTAACAGTAATATTTATATTGGAAATAATATTGCAGCGGTTGGAACAAGCCCTTCCAATGAACTGAACATCGGAAACTGGATTGTCGGAAACAACGGAACGATCGGTATCGGACAATTTACCAATCAGCTTCCGGCTGATGGAGTTGCAACAGATGGGCAAAAGTATAAATTATTCGTAAAAGACGGAATCAGAACCGAGAAAGTAAAAGTGGATATTGCTGCCAGCAATGGATGGGCAGATTATGTTTTTGCAAAAGATTATAAACTGATGCCATTAAACGACCTTGCTCAGTTTATTGATAAAAACGGACACCTACCGGAAGTTCCTACAACAGACGAAGCTATTAAAAATGGTATTGAGCTGAAAGAAATGAATATCCTTCTTCTTAAAAAAATTGAAGAACTTACACTTTATACCCTTGAGCAGCAAAAAAGAATAGAAGCTCTGGAAAAGAAAGTGAAATAA